One Hermetia illucens chromosome 4, iHerIll2.2.curated.20191125, whole genome shotgun sequence DNA segment encodes these proteins:
- the LOC119654090 gene encoding lysozyme 2-like gives MARILYHDYGVTNLTTLANWICLIQHESSFNDQAVGALNYNGTQDFGLFQINNQWWCQGNVSSYNSCGISCTALLGNLSASWKCAQLVYKQQGFKAWYGWLNYCNGTAPSVADCI, from the coding sequence ATGGCTCGTATCCTCTACCACGACTACGGTGTAACCAACTTGACCACTCTCGCCAACTGGATTTGTTTGATCCAACACGAATCATCCTTCAACGATCAAGCCGTCGGAGCTCTCAACTACAACGGAACCCAAGATTTCGGTCTCTTCCAAATCAACAACCAATGGTGGTGTCAAGGAAATGTTTCATCCTACAATAGCTGTGGAATCTCCTGTACCGCTCTTCTCGGAAACTTGTCCGCTTCCTGGAAGTGTGCCCAACTTGTCTACAAACAACAAGGATTCAAGGCCTGGTACGGATGGCTCAACTACTGCAACGGAACTGCCCCAAGTGTTGCTGACTGTATCTAA
- the LOC119654092 gene encoding lysozyme 2-like codes for MARILYHDYGVTNLTTLANWICLIQHESSFNDQAVGALNYNGTQDFGLFQINNQWWCQGNVSSYNSCGISCTALLGNLSASWKCAQLVYKQQGFKAWYGWLNYCNGTAPSVADCI; via the coding sequence ATGGCTCGTATCCTCTACCACGACTATGGAGTAACCAACTTGACCACTCTCGCCAACTGGATCTGTTTGATCCAACACGAATCATCCTTCAACGATCAAGCTGTCGGAGCCCTCAACTACAACGGAACCCAAGATTTCGGTCTCTTCCAAATCAACAATCAATGGTGGTGTCAAGGAAATGTTTCTTCCTACAATAGCTGCGGAATCTCCTGTACCGCTCTTCTCGGAAACTTGTCCGCTTCCTGGAAGTGTGCCCAACTTGTCTACAAACAACAAGGATTCAAGGCCTGGTACGGATGGCTCAACTACTGCAACGGAACTGCCCCAAGTGTTGCTGACTGTATCTAA